A stretch of Paludisphaera borealis DNA encodes these proteins:
- a CDS encoding carbon storage regulator, whose product MIVIPREEGEGVMIGDDVIVTVVEIRGDRVRLAIEYPEDMTLQRGEARPRVRTYRDVLLEPSSRF is encoded by the coding sequence GTGATCGTCATCCCCAGGGAAGAGGGCGAAGGCGTCATGATCGGCGACGACGTCATCGTCACGGTCGTGGAGATTCGGGGCGACAGGGTCAGGCTGGCCATCGAGTACCCCGAAGACATGACCCTCCAGCGGGGTGAAGCGCGCCCTCGGGTGCGCACGTATCGCGACGTCCTGCTCGAGCCCTCGTCCCGCTTCTGA
- a CDS encoding SPFH domain-containing protein: protein MGSPLFVFVASHFVPSFNLPNAALFADFSDVPAGLFWLVGLILALAVFCELLGLRYIANNRVGVVEKLWAGKGSVQEGRMMALNGEAGFQAELLRGGVHIGLWRWQYRIHKLPLVMVPQGKIGYVYARDGVPLAPVQTLGQVVDCNNFQDARAFLVGPAAAADPEQEPALGQRGRQRSILREGVYAVNLALFYVITEDMVYRLEVGGQHEFKTLVSWQRQLAEEFGFDPVVIGGSIEAPDPLNPERRVLVDSMGIVTVHDGPSLSTGEIIAPAVGSERNDKDHHNNYQDPEAFLRAGGRRGRQYATLIDGTYFINRWFATVESIPKTIVPIGYVGVIVSYYGRTGNDLSGQTFRHGERVSEGERGVQEKPLGPGKYAFNTYAGNIILVPTTNFVLHWVTGRTESHRYDESLKSIDLVTRDAYEPMLPLSVVVHIDYQKAPSVIQRFGDVKKLITQTLDPMLSAYFRDVAHKRTMLDLLQERDSIQHEAQDELSRKFHNFDIECVDVLIGKPDTAEAGGKIENLLEQLRLRQLSLEQMETYGKQVVAAEKLKALKEAQATAEMQTTLTNSLIQVRIVENEAEAQLAKARKEAEQVVVRAEADSRRKILAGRGEGARLLQEGLSEASVLLRKIQSFTDPRLYALSVVAQNLASSTQPLVPERVFMAPGSGGTADGGSAVGTGLMGMLMSLLVAEKSGFDLASSPNGSGLQDFTDAIAKQAMENIQAAMATGGVDGVPSIEPAPSVDPIRANGMVVETT, encoded by the coding sequence GTGGGCTCGCCACTCTTCGTGTTTGTGGCATCGCACTTCGTTCCTTCCTTCAACCTCCCGAACGCCGCTCTGTTCGCGGACTTCTCGGACGTCCCCGCCGGCCTGTTCTGGCTCGTGGGGTTGATTCTGGCCCTCGCCGTCTTCTGCGAGCTGCTGGGCCTGCGGTACATCGCCAACAATCGGGTCGGCGTGGTCGAGAAGCTCTGGGCCGGCAAGGGCTCGGTTCAAGAGGGCCGGATGATGGCCCTGAACGGCGAGGCCGGCTTTCAGGCCGAGCTGCTCCGCGGCGGCGTCCACATCGGACTCTGGCGCTGGCAGTATCGGATTCACAAGCTGCCTCTCGTCATGGTGCCGCAAGGTAAGATCGGCTACGTCTACGCCCGGGACGGCGTGCCGCTGGCGCCGGTGCAGACGCTGGGCCAGGTCGTCGACTGCAACAACTTCCAGGACGCCCGCGCCTTCCTCGTCGGCCCGGCCGCCGCCGCTGATCCCGAGCAAGAGCCCGCGCTCGGCCAGCGTGGTCGGCAGCGGTCGATCCTCCGCGAAGGCGTTTACGCCGTCAACCTGGCCCTCTTCTACGTGATCACCGAGGACATGGTCTACCGTCTCGAAGTCGGCGGCCAGCACGAATTCAAGACGCTCGTGAGCTGGCAGCGCCAGTTGGCCGAAGAGTTTGGGTTCGACCCGGTGGTGATCGGTGGATCGATCGAGGCTCCCGACCCGCTCAACCCCGAGCGTCGCGTGCTGGTCGACAGCATGGGCATCGTCACCGTGCATGACGGCCCCTCGCTGTCGACGGGCGAGATCATCGCGCCAGCGGTCGGCAGCGAGCGCAACGACAAGGACCACCACAACAATTACCAGGACCCTGAGGCGTTCCTCCGGGCCGGCGGCCGTCGCGGTCGCCAGTATGCGACGTTGATCGACGGCACGTACTTCATCAATCGATGGTTCGCGACCGTCGAATCGATCCCCAAGACGATCGTGCCGATCGGTTACGTCGGGGTGATCGTCAGCTATTACGGGCGGACCGGCAACGACCTCTCGGGGCAGACGTTCCGCCACGGCGAGCGCGTCTCGGAAGGCGAGCGCGGCGTTCAGGAAAAACCGCTGGGGCCGGGCAAGTACGCCTTCAATACGTATGCGGGCAACATCATCCTGGTGCCCACGACGAACTTCGTGCTCCACTGGGTCACCGGCCGGACCGAGAGCCATCGCTACGACGAGAGCCTGAAGTCGATCGACCTGGTGACGCGCGACGCCTACGAGCCCATGCTGCCGCTCTCGGTGGTCGTCCACATCGACTACCAGAAGGCGCCCAGCGTGATCCAGCGGTTCGGCGACGTCAAGAAGCTGATCACCCAGACGCTCGACCCGATGCTGAGCGCTTACTTCCGCGACGTGGCCCACAAGCGGACCATGCTCGACCTGCTCCAGGAGCGCGACTCGATCCAGCACGAGGCCCAGGACGAGCTGAGCCGGAAGTTCCACAACTTCGACATCGAATGCGTCGACGTGCTGATCGGCAAGCCCGACACGGCCGAGGCCGGCGGCAAGATCGAGAACCTTCTGGAACAGCTCCGCTTGCGTCAGCTCTCGCTCGAACAGATGGAGACGTACGGCAAGCAGGTGGTCGCGGCCGAGAAGCTCAAAGCGCTTAAGGAGGCGCAGGCGACGGCCGAGATGCAGACCACGCTGACCAACTCGCTGATCCAGGTGCGGATCGTCGAGAACGAGGCCGAGGCCCAGCTCGCCAAAGCCCGCAAGGAAGCCGAGCAAGTCGTCGTCCGGGCCGAGGCCGACAGCCGTCGGAAGATCCTCGCCGGCCGGGGCGAAGGCGCCCGGCTGCTCCAGGAAGGTCTGTCCGAAGCGTCGGTCTTGCTTCGCAAGATCCAGTCGTTCACCGACCCCCGGCTCTACGCCCTGTCGGTCGTCGCACAGAATCTGGCCTCCAGCACGCAGCCGCTGGTTCCCGAGCGCGTGTTCATGGCGCCGGGGAGCGGCGGCACGGCCGACGGCGGCTCGGCCGTCGGGACCGGCCTCATGGGCATGCTCATGAGCCTGCTCGTCGCCGAGAAATCGGGCTTCGACCTCGCCAGTTCGCCGAACGGGAGCGGCCTCCAAGACTTCACCGACGCGATCGCCAAGCAGGCGATGGAGAACATCCAGGCGGCCATGGCGACCGGCGGCGTCGACGGCGTCCCGAGCATCGAACCCGCCCCGTCCGTCGACCCGATCCGCGCCAACGGCATGGTCGTCGAGACGACCTGA
- the tsaD gene encoding tRNA (adenosine(37)-N6)-threonylcarbamoyltransferase complex transferase subunit TsaD: MPPDRLLLLAIETTCDETGAAILEGPKPPAEGVPRILSSVVSSQIGLHKRFGGVVPEIASRAHVTQVLPMIDEALRRAGVGLADLGAVAVATRPGLVGALVVGLTAAKALALALDVPLIAVDHLEGHLYACQLAFPDRQVFPCVGLVVSGGHTSLYHCRGPLDCELLGGTVDDAAGEAFDKVASLLGLGYPGGPEVERAAKAGNPRAYAFPRSFLHDDRLAFSFSGLKTAVLYAIRGPNQERGPVQPSPAAIPDLAASFQEAVVDVLVAKTRQALKQTGLKRLGVGGGVAANARFRQRLAEMADRIGVQTFIPPASLCTDNAAMAGIALIKLAAGQTSDLDVDVAAGLVRPGKKT; encoded by the coding sequence ATGCCCCCCGACCGCCTGCTCCTGCTCGCCATCGAGACCACCTGCGACGAGACCGGGGCCGCGATCCTCGAAGGCCCGAAGCCGCCGGCCGAGGGCGTGCCCCGCATCCTCTCCAGCGTGGTGTCGTCGCAGATCGGGCTCCATAAGCGGTTCGGCGGGGTGGTGCCCGAGATCGCCTCGCGGGCTCATGTGACCCAGGTCTTGCCGATGATCGACGAGGCCCTGCGACGCGCCGGCGTCGGGCTCGCCGACCTCGGCGCGGTCGCCGTCGCGACCCGCCCGGGGCTCGTGGGGGCGCTCGTCGTCGGCCTCACGGCGGCCAAGGCGCTCGCCCTGGCCCTGGACGTCCCGCTGATCGCCGTTGATCATCTTGAGGGGCACCTGTACGCCTGCCAGCTCGCCTTCCCCGACCGCCAGGTCTTCCCGTGCGTCGGGCTGGTGGTCTCCGGGGGGCATACGAGCCTCTACCACTGCCGGGGACCGCTGGACTGCGAGCTGCTGGGGGGCACGGTCGACGACGCGGCCGGCGAGGCCTTCGACAAGGTCGCCAGCCTACTAGGCCTGGGCTACCCCGGCGGCCCCGAGGTCGAACGTGCCGCAAAGGCCGGCAATCCAAGGGCTTACGCCTTCCCTCGCTCGTTCCTCCACGACGACCGGCTGGCCTTCAGCTTCTCTGGACTCAAAACGGCCGTCCTTTATGCGATCCGGGGGCCGAACCAGGAGCGGGGCCCCGTCCAGCCGTCGCCGGCCGCGATCCCCGACCTGGCGGCGAGCTTTCAGGAGGCCGTGGTCGACGTCCTCGTCGCCAAGACCCGCCAGGCCCTCAAGCAGACCGGCCTGAAGCGCCTGGGGGTCGGCGGCGGAGTGGCGGCCAACGCCCGGTTCCGCCAGCGGCTCGCCGAGATGGCCGACAGGATCGGTGTTCAGACGTTTATTCCGCCGGCGTCGCTCTGCACCGACAACGCCGCGATGGCTGGGATCGCCCTGATCAAGCTCGCCGCCGGCCAGACGTCGGACCTGGACGTCGACGTCGCCGCTGGCCTGGTCCGACCGGGCAAGAAGACCTGA
- a CDS encoding metallophosphoesterase family protein, which translates to MPIHLLPTRRDFLSGLALGGVSTVLGCGNAEQPVAVGEPTPSALPSGYIALLSDTHINADPVVAENGGPKNNMTKNLRVAILDILKQPEMPRAVVVLGDLAHKDGQPGDYQQFLSLIRPLREFGVPFHLAMGNHDDRAQFLQVLKPEDPGLGLVDDRYIGVVNVAGIRLVILDSLDKPKQVTGNLREPQRAWLAKTLDAEPQSSTVVLVHHNPKNASENAWQCLWDTEELLAILRPRKQVKALVFGHSHRWDLRRDGDLHFVNLPAVGYPFAADQPLGWCRFEPTVDGATIELHRVDGGLDKDLEPVDLKWRAT; encoded by the coding sequence ATGCCGATTCATTTGTTGCCGACTCGTCGTGATTTCCTCTCGGGCCTCGCTCTCGGCGGCGTCTCGACGGTCCTCGGCTGCGGGAACGCCGAGCAACCCGTCGCGGTCGGCGAGCCGACGCCCAGTGCGTTGCCGTCGGGGTACATCGCGCTCCTGTCCGACACGCACATCAACGCGGACCCGGTCGTCGCGGAAAACGGCGGGCCCAAGAACAACATGACCAAGAACCTGCGGGTCGCCATCCTCGACATCCTCAAGCAGCCCGAAATGCCGAGGGCCGTGGTCGTGCTCGGCGACCTCGCCCACAAAGACGGGCAGCCCGGCGATTACCAGCAGTTCCTGTCGTTGATCCGTCCGCTCCGCGAGTTCGGCGTGCCCTTTCACCTGGCGATGGGGAACCACGACGACCGGGCCCAGTTCCTCCAAGTGCTCAAGCCCGAAGACCCCGGGCTGGGCCTGGTCGACGATCGCTACATCGGAGTCGTGAACGTCGCCGGAATCCGGCTGGTGATCCTCGATTCGCTCGACAAGCCGAAGCAGGTGACCGGCAATCTCCGCGAGCCCCAGCGCGCGTGGCTGGCGAAGACGCTCGACGCCGAGCCGCAGTCGTCGACGGTCGTCCTGGTTCACCACAACCCCAAAAACGCGTCGGAAAACGCCTGGCAGTGCCTCTGGGACACCGAGGAACTCCTGGCGATCCTCCGCCCTCGCAAGCAGGTCAAGGCCCTGGTCTTCGGTCATTCGCACAGGTGGGATCTCCGACGCGACGGCGACCTGCATTTCGTCAACCTGCCGGCCGTCGGCTACCCGTTCGCCGCCGACCAGCCACTGGGCTGGTGCCGGTTCGAGCCCACGGTCGACGGCGCGACGATCGAGCTGCACCGCGTCGACGGCGGTCTCGACAAGGATCTCGAACCCGTCGATCTGAAGTGGCGCGCGACCTGA
- a CDS encoding S41 family peptidase: protein MPRRIYFGLAVVAALSAFCWQATQGAKPKDEMLELYGLFVDAVEKVEANYVRPVTRRELLESALEGMLQNLDQHSSFINTSEWKQFRKQIEGKFGGIGIQVGLDNDAGRLRVISPMVGTPAYEAGVMAGDLIMDIDGHSTEGMSPDKAVEVLTGRPGTEVTLDVLHEGSEQPEPIKLTRAIIEVPSVLGDHREKNGRWDYMIDKDKKIGYIRISSFIQNTAEELRKALDELKDQDAKALILDLRDNPGGLLSAAVEVSDTFLDKGDIVSTKGRNTIPKTYTAQKDSTYEDLPMVVLVNQNSASASEIVSAALQDHKRATIVGQRSYGKGSVQNILELEDGDSVLKLTVASYFRPSGENIHRFRDSKTTDKWGVSPDPGMEVKLKPTEYIEWFRGRRTRDLPELAKLNPKKHVEAKSDAEKAQDNKDKAESKDVEKKDKPPADPTKPAPPLKVVAPAADSHKFVDKVVDKALEVLKAKLAAPAPAEEAKAKAA, encoded by the coding sequence ATGCCGAGACGGATCTATTTTGGCCTGGCCGTGGTCGCCGCGTTGAGCGCCTTCTGCTGGCAGGCGACGCAGGGCGCCAAACCCAAGGACGAGATGCTCGAGCTGTACGGGTTGTTCGTCGACGCCGTCGAGAAGGTCGAAGCCAACTACGTGCGTCCCGTCACGCGCCGCGAGCTGCTGGAGAGCGCCCTCGAAGGGATGCTCCAGAACCTCGACCAGCATTCCTCGTTCATCAACACGAGCGAATGGAAGCAGTTCCGCAAGCAGATCGAGGGCAAGTTCGGCGGCATCGGCATCCAGGTCGGCCTCGACAACGACGCCGGCCGGCTGCGGGTGATCTCGCCGATGGTCGGCACCCCGGCCTATGAGGCGGGGGTGATGGCCGGCGACCTGATCATGGACATCGACGGCCATTCGACCGAGGGGATGAGCCCCGACAAGGCCGTCGAAGTGCTCACCGGCCGTCCCGGCACCGAGGTCACGCTCGACGTCCTGCACGAGGGGAGCGAGCAGCCCGAACCGATCAAGCTCACCCGCGCGATCATCGAAGTCCCCAGCGTCCTGGGCGACCACCGCGAGAAGAACGGCCGGTGGGACTATATGATCGACAAGGACAAGAAGATCGGCTATATCCGGATCTCGTCGTTCATCCAGAACACCGCCGAAGAACTCCGTAAGGCGCTCGACGAGTTGAAGGACCAGGACGCCAAGGCCCTGATCCTCGACCTTCGCGACAACCCCGGCGGCCTGCTGAGCGCCGCGGTCGAGGTGTCCGACACGTTCCTCGACAAGGGGGACATCGTCAGCACCAAGGGACGGAACACGATCCCCAAGACCTACACCGCCCAGAAAGACAGCACGTATGAAGACCTGCCGATGGTCGTGCTGGTCAACCAGAACTCGGCGTCGGCTTCCGAGATCGTCTCCGCGGCGCTCCAGGACCACAAGCGGGCGACGATCGTCGGCCAGCGGAGCTACGGCAAGGGGTCGGTGCAGAACATCCTCGAACTCGAAGACGGCGACAGCGTCCTCAAGCTGACCGTCGCCAGCTACTTCCGGCCGTCCGGCGAGAACATCCACCGGTTTCGCGACTCCAAGACGACCGACAAGTGGGGCGTCTCGCCCGACCCGGGCATGGAGGTCAAGCTCAAGCCGACCGAGTACATCGAATGGTTCCGGGGCCGTCGCACCCGCGACCTCCCCGAGCTGGCCAAGCTCAACCCGAAGAAGCACGTCGAGGCCAAGTCCGACGCCGAGAAGGCCCAGGACAACAAGGACAAGGCCGAGTCCAAGGACGTCGAGAAGAAAGACAAGCCCCCCGCCGATCCGACCAAGCCCGCGCCCCCGCTGAAGGTCGTCGCGCCCGCCGCCGACAGCCATAAGTTCGTGGACAAGGTCGTCGACAAGGCCCTTGAAGTCCTCAAGGCCAAGCTCGCCGCGCCCGCTCCGGCCGAAGAGGCCAAGGCGAAGGCGGCCTGA
- a CDS encoding thioredoxin domain-containing protein produces MSSTHADSDRSGSHAHPANRLAGETSPYLLQHAQNPVDWFPWGPEALERARAENRPIFLSIGYSACHWCHVMERESFENPDIARIMNAHFVNIKVDREERPDLDQIYMNAVQAMTGRGGWPMSVFLTPDLKPFYGGTYFPPTDSRGMPGFPRVLLSVNRAWEERQDEIKQSAAEMTDRLHEMAAVARGGSADSLVVDHLDRASRALVKTFDALNGGFGHAPKFPHPMDLRVLLRQAERTGDAQARHAAVHTLHKMARGGIYDHLGGGFARYSTDDRWLAPHFEKMLYDNALLTSTYLEALQLTGEPYFGQVARETLDYVLGRMTAPEGGFYSTEDADSEGEEGKFYVWSLGEILDLLGEERGKTFAYVYDVSPPGNWEGRNILNLPRTITQAAQVLGRDETELNAELAASRTVLLAAREKRIPPAKDTKVLVSWNGLMIAALAPAGRLLKEPRYLDAARRAAGFILDRMRADDGRLLHTYKDGRATLNAYLDDYACLIDGLTRLYEATGEPRWIEAALDLARVMIDEFVDPEHGGFFFTGKSHEVLITRQKDLFDNATPSGNGMAASALVRLAALTGRDDLDRTGREAIAAVETVFENAPTAAGQSLLALDFAVAPGCELAVVAGSAPREFDQVLEAVHARFLPRAVVAPAAPGAVESLACVVPLLENRPPIGDRATLYYCEDRACRQPVAGLDEAAKLLAGLDAGAEPSS; encoded by the coding sequence ATGTCATCAACACACGCAGACTCCGATCGTTCCGGCTCGCACGCGCACCCGGCCAACCGGCTGGCGGGCGAGACCAGCCCTTACTTGCTCCAACACGCGCAGAACCCGGTCGACTGGTTTCCGTGGGGGCCTGAGGCCCTCGAACGGGCCCGGGCCGAGAACCGGCCGATCTTCCTGTCGATCGGCTACTCGGCGTGCCACTGGTGCCACGTCATGGAGCGCGAGAGCTTCGAGAATCCGGATATCGCCCGGATCATGAACGCCCACTTCGTGAATATCAAGGTCGACCGCGAAGAACGCCCCGACCTCGACCAGATCTACATGAACGCGGTCCAGGCGATGACCGGGCGAGGCGGCTGGCCGATGTCGGTCTTCCTCACGCCCGACCTCAAGCCGTTCTACGGCGGCACCTATTTCCCCCCCACCGACTCGCGGGGGATGCCGGGGTTCCCCCGGGTCTTGCTGAGCGTGAATCGCGCCTGGGAAGAGCGGCAGGACGAGATCAAGCAGTCGGCCGCCGAGATGACCGACCGGCTGCACGAGATGGCGGCCGTCGCCCGGGGTGGGTCGGCCGACTCGCTGGTCGTCGACCACCTCGACCGCGCATCGAGGGCGCTCGTCAAGACCTTCGACGCCCTCAACGGCGGCTTCGGCCACGCGCCCAAGTTCCCCCACCCGATGGACCTCCGCGTCCTGCTCCGACAGGCCGAGCGGACCGGCGACGCTCAGGCCCGGCACGCGGCCGTGCACACGCTCCACAAGATGGCTCGCGGCGGCATCTACGACCACCTGGGAGGCGGCTTCGCCCGCTACTCGACCGACGACCGCTGGCTCGCCCCCCACTTCGAGAAGATGCTCTACGACAACGCGCTCCTGACCTCGACGTACCTGGAGGCGCTCCAACTCACCGGCGAGCCCTACTTCGGCCAGGTCGCCCGCGAGACCTTGGACTACGTCCTCGGCCGCATGACCGCCCCCGAGGGGGGCTTCTACTCGACCGAGGACGCCGACAGCGAAGGCGAGGAGGGGAAGTTCTACGTCTGGTCGCTGGGCGAAATCCTCGACCTGCTGGGCGAAGAGCGTGGCAAGACGTTTGCTTATGTTTATGACGTCTCGCCGCCCGGCAACTGGGAAGGCCGCAACATCCTCAACCTGCCCCGGACGATCACCCAGGCGGCGCAGGTGCTGGGGCGCGACGAGACGGAGCTGAACGCCGAACTGGCCGCGTCGCGCACGGTCTTGCTCGCGGCCCGCGAGAAGCGGATTCCGCCGGCCAAGGACACGAAGGTCCTCGTCTCCTGGAACGGCCTGATGATCGCGGCCCTCGCCCCGGCCGGCCGGTTGCTCAAGGAGCCTCGGTATCTCGACGCCGCGCGCCGCGCGGCCGGCTTCATCCTCGACCGGATGCGAGCCGACGACGGCCGGCTGCTGCACACCTACAAGGACGGCCGGGCGACCCTCAACGCCTACCTCGACGACTACGCCTGCCTGATCGACGGCCTGACCCGGCTCTACGAGGCGACCGGCGAACCGCGGTGGATCGAGGCCGCCCTCGACCTGGCGCGGGTCATGATCGACGAGTTCGTCGATCCCGAGCACGGCGGCTTCTTTTTCACCGGCAAGAGCCATGAAGTCCTGATCACGCGTCAGAAGGACCTGTTCGACAACGCGACCCCCTCGGGCAACGGCATGGCCGCGTCCGCCCTCGTCCGTCTGGCCGCGCTCACCGGCCGAGACGACCTCGACCGGACCGGGCGCGAGGCGATCGCGGCGGTCGAGACCGTATTCGAGAACGCCCCCACGGCGGCCGGGCAGAGCCTGCTCGCCCTTGACTTCGCGGTCGCGCCGGGCTGCGAACTGGCCGTGGTCGCGGGCTCGGCCCCGCGCGAGTTCGACCAGGTTCTCGAAGCCGTCCACGCCCGGTTCCTGCCGCGCGCGGTCGTCGCCCCGGCGGCCCCGGGAGCCGTCGAATCGCTCGCCTGCGTGGTCCCCCTGTTGGAGAATCGTCCTCCGATCGGCGACCGTGCGACGCTCTATTACTGCGAGGATCGCGCCTGCCGCCAGCCGGTCGCCGGACTCGACGAGGCGGCGAAACTTCTGGCTGGGCTCGACGCCGGCGCGGAACCGTCGTCCTAA
- the lpxD gene encoding UDP-3-O-(3-hydroxymyristoyl)glucosamine N-acyltransferase: protein MVATVEQLAALVSGRLVGDGKVSIHSARPVSEAGPGDITFIENDRYAKLLRTSPASAAIVGPHFRVKRPTVKDDLPVIEVDDPIAAFIMVRTHLSGEQKPRWTGVHPQAWVAPTATIGRDVAIYPFAYVGDQAVVADGSTIHPGAVIGDRCRIGRDCMIHPNAVLYADVTLEDRVEVHAGTVLGGDGFGYRQANGRHVKIPHTGKLEIGNDVEIGANCTIDRATFEATRIGEGTKIDNLVMIGHNNQIGRHNLLCGQVGIAGSCTTGDYVVMAGQAGIKDKTQIGDGAIVGAQAGVHRNIPSGQQVLGSPAIPVREQRRLFQMIARLPEMHRQLRELSAQIEAISAVVPLSPNHDGTVGDVDHDHDHDVDPTGF, encoded by the coding sequence GTGGTCGCAACGGTCGAACAGCTCGCGGCCTTGGTCAGCGGTCGTCTCGTCGGCGATGGGAAGGTCTCGATCCACTCGGCACGACCGGTGAGCGAGGCGGGACCCGGCGACATCACGTTTATCGAGAACGACCGCTATGCCAAGCTGCTTCGGACGTCGCCGGCTTCGGCCGCGATCGTCGGTCCCCATTTCCGTGTCAAACGTCCGACGGTCAAGGACGACTTGCCGGTCATCGAAGTCGATGACCCGATCGCGGCGTTCATCATGGTCCGCACGCACCTCTCCGGGGAACAAAAGCCTCGGTGGACGGGCGTGCACCCACAGGCCTGGGTGGCTCCGACCGCCACGATCGGCCGGGACGTCGCCATCTATCCGTTCGCGTACGTGGGGGATCAGGCGGTCGTCGCCGACGGCTCGACGATCCACCCCGGCGCGGTGATCGGCGATCGCTGTCGGATCGGCCGGGACTGCATGATCCACCCCAACGCGGTCCTCTACGCCGACGTGACGCTCGAAGACCGGGTGGAAGTCCACGCCGGCACCGTGCTCGGCGGCGACGGCTTCGGCTATCGTCAGGCGAACGGTCGGCACGTGAAAATCCCCCATACCGGCAAGCTTGAAATCGGCAATGACGTCGAAATCGGCGCCAACTGCACAATCGATCGCGCTACGTTCGAGGCGACCCGGATCGGCGAGGGGACGAAGATCGACAACCTCGTGATGATCGGCCACAACAACCAGATCGGCCGGCATAACCTGCTGTGCGGTCAGGTCGGCATCGCCGGAAGCTGCACGACCGGCGACTACGTGGTGATGGCCGGTCAGGCTGGGATCAAGGACAAGACCCAGATCGGCGACGGCGCGATCGTCGGCGCTCAGGCCGGCGTGCATCGGAACATCCCCAGCGGCCAGCAGGTGCTCGGGTCGCCGGCCATCCCGGTCCGCGAACAGCGCCGATTGTTCCAGATGATCGCCCGGCTGCCCGAGATGCATCGTCAGCTCCGAGAACTTTCCGCCCAGATCGAGGCGATCTCGGCTGTTGTTCCGCTGAGCCCGAATCACGACGGAACCGTGGGGGACGTCGACCATGACCATGACCACGACGTCGACCCCACCGGATTCTGA
- a CDS encoding HAD family hydrolase, producing the protein MSKQPKWDLIEGIVLDAVGTLIKPTPAVADAYTEAALRQGVVLDREDVRRRFQRTFRDDAIRADRGIHSTDEGIERRRWREIVAQVLPEVPDPERAFDELWDHFGRPESWRCFPDAVPALRAFHEAGMEVCIGSNFDGRLRQVVAGLPELAAMVDGLVVSSEVGFRKPHGSFFEAVCERLGLPPERILSVGDDLENDVYGAIRAGLSAVYLDRGHEVPEDVMHVSTLTLVVELRAAEA; encoded by the coding sequence ATGAGCAAGCAACCGAAATGGGACCTTATCGAGGGGATCGTCCTCGACGCCGTGGGGACTTTAATCAAACCGACGCCCGCCGTGGCCGACGCCTACACTGAGGCGGCCTTGCGCCAGGGGGTGGTGTTGGATCGCGAGGACGTCCGACGGCGGTTCCAGCGGACCTTCCGCGACGACGCGATTCGAGCGGATCGGGGAATCCACTCGACCGACGAGGGGATCGAGCGGCGGCGTTGGCGCGAAATCGTCGCCCAGGTCTTGCCCGAGGTTCCCGATCCCGAGCGGGCTTTCGACGAACTTTGGGACCATTTCGGCCGTCCTGAATCGTGGCGCTGTTTTCCCGACGCCGTGCCCGCCCTGCGGGCGTTTCACGAAGCCGGGATGGAGGTCTGCATCGGCTCCAATTTCGACGGCCGACTCCGCCAGGTGGTCGCCGGCCTCCCCGAGCTGGCGGCGATGGTCGACGGCCTGGTCGTGTCGTCGGAAGTCGGTTTCCGTAAGCCACATGGGTCGTTTTTTGAGGCGGTGTGCGAGCGTCTGGGACTCCCTCCCGAGCGGATCTTGTCGGTCGGCGACGACCTCGAAAACGACGTCTACGGCGCGATCCGGGCGGGCCTTTCGGCCGTCTATCTCGACCGGGGGCACGAGGTTCCCGAAGACGTGATGCATGTTTCGACCCTGACGCTGGTGGTTGAGCTTCGCGCGGCGGAAGCTTGA